GCTGGGGGCCCAACATCATGGCGCTGTCGGGCATGGCGGCTGCGTCGGGCTTTGCAGAGCGCGAGTGCACCATGGACCAGTATGCGTTTCCCGACCCCATGACGGCGCTGCACGGACTGTTCGCCGTCATGTCGGCGCTGGAGTACCGCCGGCAGACAGGACGGGGACAGTACGTCGACCTGTCACAGTTCGAGTGCACGGCCGGGCTTGCGGGCGAGTTACTGGTGGACGCGCTGGCCGGGTCGTCTGCGGGGGCAACACCATCCCAGCAGCCGGCCTCCGCCTGCCCCGAGGGCGTGTACCGCTGCTCGGGTGAAGATCGCTGGCTCGCGCTGTCGGTGCAGGACGACGGCCAGTGGGCCGGGCTTTGCCGTGTGCTTGGACGCTCGGCCTGGCTGGCCGACGCCGGGCTCGTCCACGCCGACGGCCGCTTGGAGCGCGCCAACGAAATCAACGAGGGCATCAGCGATTGGACGGCAGAACGTAGCCCGCTCGAGGCCAGCGAGCAGTTGCAGGCCGCCGGTGTCGCCGCCGCCCCCGTGCAGAACGTCGATGACCAGTACCACCACGACCCACAGCTACACGCTCGGGGCTTCTTTGAGCTGGTGGAACACCTTACTCTCGGCACGGTGACGGCCTGCGCGTTGCCGCTGGGCCTGGGTGACACGCCCGCGGCCAGCGGTGTGGCCGGGGCCGCCGTGGCCGAGCACAACGATTACGTGCTGGGCGAACTGCTGGGCTTGAGCGCGGCTGATATAGCCGAGCTGGAGCGCGACGGCGCGGTTCAGCCGCGGGCCGGGAACAAAACAAGGAGCGACGATCAATGAGCAACAACAGCAATCTCGAAGCGACCGTTAGACGGCTGGCCGACCTCGAGGCCATACGCGACCTGCCGCGCCGCTACGCGCACTGCGTGTGGAACGGCGACGGCAAAAGTATTGTCGAGCTGTTCGCCGAGCAGGGCAGCATGGACATAGGCGACGGCCGGCCCATAGTCGGCCGCGAGAATCTCAAGCGCGACTACGGTGACATGCTTACCGGCATCGGTCTCTACCCCTACGTGCACAACCACGTGGTCGAACTCGACGGTGACCACGCCACGGGCAACTGCTACCTCGATCTCAGGGCGACCATGGGTGACCAGAGCATGATAGGCTCGGGCTGGTACGACGACAGCTACGTACGCGAGGACGGCGCGTGGAAGTTTGACTCGAGGGTGTTGCACATCCGTTTCCTGGTGCCGGTGGGCGAAGGCTGGGCCGACGTCGACGGTAAGCAGGGCGACGTGTTCCCGGCCAGGGACTGAGGGACGGGACTGATCGTTCTTAAGCGACATGAACTTCGCGCACGGTGAAAAAGAACTGGCCTTCGCGGCCGAGGTTGAGCAGTTCCTCGACGAGTACCTGTCCGATCCCGCGCGCCGCGCGGCGGTGAGCGACCGTCACCCCGAGCAGCTCTCGCAGACGGTCGACAGCGCGGCCAAGCGCGAGTTCATTGCCGCGCTGGCCGAGCGCGGCTGGCTGGGCATGTCGTGGCCGGTCGAGTACGGCGGTGCGGCGTTGTCGGGCATCTACGATTTCATACTCACCGAGGCGCTGGCGCGGCGCGGCCTGCCGCAGCCGGGCAAGGGCGTGGGCATGGTGGGCAAGACCATCATCCGCAACGGCAGCGACGAGATGAAAAAGCGTTTCCTGCCGCAGATCATCCGCGGCGAGATCGAGTTCGCGGTGGGCTACAGCGAGCCCGAGGCCGGCAGCGACGCGGCCAACATGCAGCTGCGCGCCGAGCGCGACGGCGACCACTGGCTGCTCAACGGCACCAAGATGTGGACCACCTCGGCCCACTTTGCCGACTGGTACTGGCTGGGCGCACGTACCGACCCCGACGCGCCGAGGCATCGCGGCATAACGCTGTTCCTCATTCCCATGGACAGCCCGGGCCTGGAGGTGACGCCCATAATGACCATGGGCGACGAGCGTACCAACCAGGTGTTCTTCGACAAGGTGCGCGTGGACGACGACTGCGTGGTGGGCGAACTCAACCGCGGCTGGACCTATATATGCGAGGCGTTGGACCTGGAGCGTTTTGCCATGATGCCCATGGGCCCGCTCGAGACCAAGGCGGCCGCCTTGTTTGCCTGGGCCCGCGAGGCCACTCGCGAGGGCCGCCCGCTCGCAGAAGATCCCAGGGCACGCAGGCAACTGGCTCTCGTGGCG
The genomic region above belongs to Candidatus Binatota bacterium and contains:
- a CDS encoding acyl-CoA dehydrogenase — encoded protein: MNFAHGEKELAFAAEVEQFLDEYLSDPARRAAVSDRHPEQLSQTVDSAAKREFIAALAERGWLGMSWPVEYGGAALSGIYDFILTEALARRGLPQPGKGVGMVGKTIIRNGSDEMKKRFLPQIIRGEIEFAVGYSEPEAGSDAANMQLRAERDGDHWLLNGTKMWTTSAHFADWYWLGARTDPDAPRHRGITLFLIPMDSPGLEVTPIMTMGDERTNQVFFDKVRVDDDCVVGELNRGWTYICEALDLERFAMMPMGPLETKAAALFAWAREATREGRPLAEDPRARRQLALVATDLQVARALQKRVLAAALGDTVPTVESSQYKLFMNEAGQRVADTALDLAGVAGQLRVGQRHTPQDGRFERSYRYTVVDTIGGGTSEIQKNIIATRALGLPRSF
- a CDS encoding nuclear transport factor 2 family protein, with product MSNNSNLEATVRRLADLEAIRDLPRRYAHCVWNGDGKSIVELFAEQGSMDIGDGRPIVGRENLKRDYGDMLTGIGLYPYVHNHVVELDGDHATGNCYLDLRATMGDQSMIGSGWYDDSYVREDGAWKFDSRVLHIRFLVPVGEGWADVDGKQGDVFPARD